GATATTATGCACTTGGTGATGGTATTTCGGCCATTCTGACCAGAAATCCTGGACAAATCAACCCGATTTACACCAAGAAACACCGATATCGACAACTTGACCTAAATTTTAACTGATATAACGGGGGAACTTCAATTAAAACAGACCTCAATGGTTGGCCATTAGAATAAGTCTTTGTGAACAGGACTTTTCAATCTTCGCAGAGAATGTTTAAGGGTAATTCCAAATAGAAGCATTAAACAGGTCTCGGGTAATCTCTCGATTGTACAGATTTTGAAGCATGGAATATGGCGATTTTCTCCAAATAGAGACAAATGCATACGCTTCATATTGACTGTCATTAAGGATAATATTGAGTCTGGTTTGTAAATATGGTAATACATTCATCTATGATAAATCCATATATTACAATGATATAGAAAATTTAATTTGGCAGTCTAAAAAAAGGTTACTATCGAGTTGCTTACTAACTATATTTGCTGCAACATAGATCTAAAACATCGAAACTATTTAACTGCACTTACCTGCAGTTTTTGACAATGTGTAGAATTCTGTAAGTACTGAAACGGGCTTGGTCCTGGATCAGTATTTCGCCCGCCGAATCATATTTGAAGGCAGAATGGGGATAGGGCTATCAATATGAGATCTCACAATTTTCCAAATTCGAACTATTTGAAGACAATGAGGTATACTATGCAACGTACATTCTTCACCATCGTCCTGCTCCTGCTCATGTTGTCATCTACTTTTGCAGGAACCAGTGGAAAGATAACTGGCGTTGTAACCGATGAGAATGGAGCGCCCCTCATTGGCGTGAATGTAATAATTGAGAACACCAACCTGGGATCTTCAACCAATGTTGATGGGTACTATGCAATTCTCAATGTTCCACCAGGAACTTATGCGCTGGTAGCATCCTACATTGGCTTTTCAAATGTAAAGGTCACTGACATCAGGGTTTCCATGAATCTGACAAGATATGTAGATATCACCATGACATCTGAGGTTCTAACTACTGGTGAAGAAGTCCTGGTCGTTGCGAAACGTCCCTTACTCAATCAGGATGAATTCTCATCCAAGCACACCGTTTCCTCTGAGGAAATGGAAATCCAACCCATAGAAAGTGTCATTGGGATTGCCCAGAATCAGGCCGGTACCGTGGGGAGCAATTTTCGTGGTGGCCGAAGTGGGGAAGTTCTGGTGGTGATTGACGGTATTCCGGTGCGTGACGCGTCATCCGCCTATACCGGCGACTTTGGCGGCTTTACTCTGGATGTACCAAAAGATGCTGTCCAGGAGATGGAAGTGTCCCTGGGAGGTTTTTCAGCCGAATATGGAAATGTTCAATCTGGTATTTTGAATCTTGCGATGAAGGAAGGCAGCCCCACTTTCAAGGGCTTTCTGTTCATGACCACTACTGATTTTGGTGGGCTTACCGATAAACTCATGCCTAAGGATGAGTGGTGGCTGGATGCCAAATATCAGCAAAAACTTGAGAGTAATTATCGCTTTTCTGTGAGTGGACCCCTTGTTTCAGGTCTGACCTTTAGTCTTTCAGGTGATATTTTCAACCGGAATCAGGGACTCTTTCTAAATCAGGAAGCCTTCAATCAGAGTTATCAAGGGAAAATAGCTTATCGCTTATCCAATAATGCCAAAATTGCAATTGGTGGGAACTATAGTCAAAACGAATGGGATAGTTTCTATTTTCAAGCAGGGAAATATGGTCCAGGTGAGAATTTTAGAACTGACCAATATGATTTTATCGAAGATTTGAATGCGTCAAATGATACACTGACGCGCTTTTTCTATGTGGATGATCCATTTGATTCCGACCTGTATACCTCTGGCGCAGTTGACAGCTTGCTCAATCCCTATTTTATTGCCCTGAATGATTCAGATTCCGTCGCTGTTGGCTACCATCGAGACATTTATCTTGATTCACCTCTGAATCACCTGACCTCCAGGAACAAAGAGAGCCAAATGCTCTATGGTGTATTTACCTATACCTTCAGCTCCCATACATTTTTTGAGCTCAGGGCTCAACTGATGAACTCCATGTATGAGAATGGCATGCGTGATTATTCTGATCGGGATGGTGATGGTGATACCAATGAAATGATCCAGTGGGATCGAAATGTTGAAGGACCCCGACCAGAGCGCCTGGAGCGGGAGTATCAATTCTGGTGGCTACAGGGAGACGATTCTGAGTATAGACATCAAGAGTCCAGCTCCATTCTTGTCAAAGCCGACCTGACATCACAAGTAGATCGAAACAATATGCTCAAGGCTGGTGTTCAGCTGAATCTGAACACTACAGATGTTACTGATATTACCTGGTCATCCGTTACCGAAGAAAGTGATTTCGTACTAAACTCGCTACGTAAGGACATCTGGGAAAACACGGATATGGAATTTGGGGCTTATGTCCAGGATAAGATGGAATTCAAGGGTGCCCTGGTAACCCTTCTGGGGCTCCGTTACGACCACTTTAACCCCAACGGATTCGATGATCCAATTGTCTACCCCGGGAATATGGACAATCCCATATTGACCAAGGATGAGAATGGGTTTGCCATTTTCAATGATCCCAAAGAAGCAAAAGCGAGTCATCAGCTCAGTCCCCGGATCGGAATCTCTCATCCCATCTCGGATCGGGATATCCTGTTTTTTACCTACGGGCACTATTTCCAACGTCCAGACGGCCGTTATCTTTTTCGGAATCATCAATACCAAAGTTTGACCAAGGTGGGAAACTGGGTCGGTAATCCAGCACTCAAGCCAGAAAAAACAGTGTCCTATGACATCTCATTCGAGCATCTGTTTACTCCGACCTTGAAGATGTCC
The genomic region above belongs to Candidatus Neomarinimicrobiota bacterium and contains:
- a CDS encoding TonB-dependent receptor; protein product: MQRTFFTIVLLLLMLSSTFAGTSGKITGVVTDENGAPLIGVNVIIENTNLGSSTNVDGYYAILNVPPGTYALVASYIGFSNVKVTDIRVSMNLTRYVDITMTSEVLTTGEEVLVVAKRPLLNQDEFSSKHTVSSEEMEIQPIESVIGIAQNQAGTVGSNFRGGRSGEVLVVIDGIPVRDASSAYTGDFGGFTLDVPKDAVQEMEVSLGGFSAEYGNVQSGILNLAMKEGSPTFKGFLFMTTTDFGGLTDKLMPKDEWWLDAKYQQKLESNYRFSVSGPLVSGLTFSLSGDIFNRNQGLFLNQEAFNQSYQGKIAYRLSNNAKIAIGGNYSQNEWDSFYFQAGKYGPGENFRTDQYDFIEDLNASNDTLTRFFYVDDPFDSDLYTSGAVDSLLNPYFIALNDSDSVAVGYHRDIYLDSPLNHLTSRNKESQMLYGVFTYTFSSHTFFELRAQLMNSMYENGMRDYSDRDGDGDTNEMIQWDRNVEGPRPERLEREYQFWWLQGDDSEYRHQESSSILVKADLTSQVDRNNMLKAGVQLNLNTTDVTDITWSSVTEESDFVLNSLRKDIWENTDMEFGAYVQDKMEFKGALVTLLGLRYDHFNPNGFDDPIVYPGNMDNPILTKDENGFAIFNDPKEAKASHQLSPRIGISHPISDRDILFFTYGHYFQRPDGRYLFRNHQYQSLTKVGNWVGNPALKPEKTVSYDISFEHLFTPTLKMSITGYFKDVSDLVNNEKFVFPDGTEVNQYVNGDYANIKGAELAVKRQKVNHWSLQGNVSYSIAKGRNSSSGGVKLYPYDKKMYPLSFDRRISSNVNISLYSNKGIQPVAWLTQDWVANIQYEYGTGKPYTTYGVLGASNDQRLPSFSNVDIRISRKLSMGNYALLFNFDIFNVFNNDVHYSIYTKYYNVDEDPGETNPPDIIYKEELSDLEIRSPLIYASERQYKIGLSLKF